The stretch of DNA AATCAGCACGACAGATTTGTGTTAAAGTGAGAGTTAACGTGGGGGATGAAGGGCGATCGGGGacgtttgtgtttgtgtttgtgtttgtgtttgtgttaGATCTGTGGCGCTCGGTTAAAAGCTGTGGATTTTCGGCGAATTTGCGACGAATTTTGTCCGATCACAATTGCTCTCTTTTGCCAGAAAATAACTGAAGAAGTCAAGATGATGACGCAGGTGTGCATTGCTGGTCATTCTTAGACAACAAAGAAGCTCAATGCGGCTGTTATACTTTTTAAAGTGTGGAGCTTAAAACGAGAAGGGAGAAGGATAAAAATATAGAGGAACTCGGAGACCACTTTTGCGGAATGGACGAAGAGAATACATGGATGGGAGCAAAAGAATCAAAATCACAATATTGAGGGGAGCAGAATGATACCGGTTTTGGCCGTTTTTGGTGAATTACCAACCAGTTTCTATTGAAAATCATATTACGTAAGGCAATCTGAACACAACCATTTTCCACAATCAATTGGACGAAAAAAAGGCAGTAAATCGCTGAAATCGCTacattgaaaaaaattgacTCATAAATTACGAACATTTCCATACAGTCTGATAATTGCCTCCGATAATTGCATCTTCTAACGGGGGTCACATGGAAAACTGGCTCATATCATGAATTTTGTAGGGATGGTCACCCCCAACAGTATTCATGTCAAACCAAAACATTGCCCTTGTCACCCACAACATCTTAACCCATGTCATGCCCACCACAATACGCTTGTCACGCCCCCCATCACATCCCCCTTGTCACCTCCAGCTTCCTCTCACAAACAAACTTCTGTCATGCAGGAGTCATCGCATACATAACATTTGTCTATATTGGCCAAAACAGGTCGGATTTAAATAACAACTGAATGAAATACCCCCCATTAAAGACTAACTAactaattttttttttaatctCCATTTTCTTAAATCATTAACCCATATATTTGATtcatacacacacaataTTACTCTCAGTAACAATCACATTGTTTATGCATCCCGAGCTAATTGGATGTGGCAGTTACCCGGTTGGGAGTTCACACTTGGGTTGACACAATCCTATTTTTATCCCCTAACCCAGACCGTATGTCGCGTTTTTAACCTAACCCTGGGCCTTCCTAACGCGGCACTTTCTTTAACTTGGAACTTCCTCAACCTGGTTTTACCCTAACCACGAAATTTGAATTATGCCtcctttttcctttttttaaTATTTGTTTTTAATATTTTAATTTTAAGTATTTTTCTATTTTACAAAATCCCCCTTAAAATCAAATCTACCCCCTATCTTCACATCAATTTTAATTGTCTGTGGATTCTGATCCACAATAATAATTTAGTCCCGTTCTAAAGACCACATAAAGACGTCTAAGACGACTTGTTTGTTACCTCGATTTTGTCATCTGACAGAAAACGTCGAGATCTAAAAAATGTTTAAAAAACACGGGTTTAAACAAATGTTTGAAAATACGAGAAAAATCGCACAAGAATTGGTTCAAGTCGAAACCATGCCAGTGCTCATCTATAAAACTTATATGAGATTCCCGTCCATAGCTCCGGGCTGTTGAAAGTGATAAATGATCTAGACGGGCAGTTATGGCATTCTTCGCTTATGGTAGTACGAAAATCGGCGAGGGGTCTTACTGTAGGTTTTTATTTTGGATCCAAAGCCAGTCTGgggtttgtttttgtgggCTAGGATTTGTTTGAGATTTCGGCGGCTTTTTCTGACGAGTTTTTGATCTTCTACGCTTTTCCACAATTTTccttttgttttttttcctcaTTCAATTTAATTCCGTTTTATTCATTTTGGTGATTGACATTAATCACATAAATAAATAAGCATtcttaaaaaaaaatcgatGAAATTCAGAAAAAATAACAAAACCCGTAAAACTACCAACGAGAAACTCCATTAACGTACTCGTATAATCTAGACACATATCAGACTAAAATAGTGTGCACTAAACACAGACAtattacttgtaggatCCAAATCCGTGGATCTAAAAAGAGGGGAAAATAAGTCCATGATTGGACTGACTGGAGAAGCCGAGGCTAGCGGGggggcacgtgaccttcGAGGGAGCTGGGCCATCGAAGATCAACTGGTTGTTTCCAGAGTATGGTGAATAACGGTTCTTGTTATGGGCATTACATGACAATGTTGCGAATCGAGCCCATCATGTCATGCCCACCATGTCATGCCCACCACTAGAGTCAGGTAATGCCCACCACTAGAGTAAGGTAATGCCCACCACTAGAGTCATGTGATACAAGAACCCACTACTAGGGTCATGTGGTACCCACTCCCTACAACCAATGTTGCTACTGattcttgttcttgtactttACTTAGTCCAGTTACCCGAGGCCGATATCGGGCAGGTTTTTAAGAGATTTGATGATACAAAGCATTGTCTGGGAAGCAGATAGTGGACACCAAGTTCGTCGATGTGGTGGGCGTTACAATGCTGTTGTCATGGGCACAGTGACAATATTGTGGGTATTACAGTGCCGATGTCGTGGACAtcacagtatgtactcgtgtAACTCATGTGGTTGGACCACAACACCTATGTAATGACACCACACCAATGTAATGAACAAGACCTATGTACAGCATCCTACTCATGCCACCAGCGCAGTTATAAATAACAGATTCATTTACTTCATTATCCTTCTATCCTGCTGTTCTGCTCGGCTCCTGGTTCGCATGCCGACCTAATGGCAAAGTGCAGTAAGCACTCGTATCGgactgtactgtatcgtGATATAGTGACTCTGGAACAGCAGGCGGTGCTGATAGGACAGTTTACTTTTGCAAGGGCCAAGGCTCTCGACTAGAATTGCACCTGTGATTATTTCTGTAGGTCGACCGCTATCGAACTGGATGGATCGACGGAGTTCTAGTACGACGCCAAGCTCACGTGAGGGCTGACCGCCTTGAAAAagtcgtccttgttgaaTGGCCGCGCCAACACCTCGTTGACATACCCGCTCTGCAGCAGAAACTCCAGTTTGGGGTTTACGGAGCCGTCATTGATCATGATGATTGGCACCTGGCGGTTCATGGACCGGATCAGCTCCACTGCTGAGCAACCGTCTAGCCGTGGAAGAACCGtctccatcaacaccaGTCCTACGTGACTAGCCGATGTTTGCAGAAACTCCACCGCGTCTACTCCATCCGGAATTACCTCCACGACCTGGCCGGCCTTTTGCAGCAGCGTCGAGCAGATTTTGACGCAGTCTGAGTCGTCCGACGCTATGAGAATTTTCTGCACCTCGCCATTCTGGTGGATTTCGGTCGACTCGGCCGTGTTGTCGGCGTGGCCATCGGGATGGGCCTTGCCATTGGAGTCCCGCCGTACCTGGGGAGGGTGCAATGGCAGCCATGTGTGGGTGGTCGAGGGCCACATATGGTCGTCGTAGTTGGTTGTGgcttgtgcttgtgcttgtgcttgtgcttgtgcttgtgcttgtgcttgcgcttgtgcttgtgcttgtgcGGCCGCCGAAGGGTCTGTTCTGCGCCGCTTGATATGGTCGAACGACGCCGTGTCGTCCTGGGACATGCCGAGGCGCTCGAATCGGTACTCAAACTCCGCCAGCATGGAAAACACGTGGTTCatggtctcctccttcttcttaAGGCTTTCCTGCAGGCCCGAGAGCTTGCCTATGGCATTGGAGAAGTCTTCGGACAGCGACGTGAAGTGCTTCTGCAGGCTCTCGTGCTTACGTTTCAGGTCGTGcagctcgtcctccagTTCGCGGTACCCCGAGGGGCCCTCGGCGCGGCGTTTTTCCGGCAGCTTGCGGCGGATGGAGTCGATTCCCGAGGTATCAAATTGCAGAAAGTTGGGGTGTTTGAACTCCCAGCCGTTTTCGCCGTAAACCGGCTCGCCGTCGTCGTTGGTGCTCTTGACCTTGTGGAagtcgtacttgttgagctgGCGAACAAACGACGAGAAGTTCTTGTGTCGGAAATGGCGGGGTAAGGTGGTTTTGGAGAACTCGATTGTGTCGGAGATGACAAACGAGCGGCCATCGGGCGTCCAGAACACCGTGTTGTCGTTCCCTTCCTCCAGCATCATGTACAGCTTCCACACAAACTCCGTGGGCGGCGTCGCGGTCGTtttgtcgtcctccatgGTGCCTGAGAGAGAGCTCAATAGCGGTCCTATACTGGATACTGGCTCGATTGAATGGGTGGGGGGATGGTCCAAGGGAACCTCTCGCCTTTATATCCCTACTAGTGGGTTAGGCGCTTGTACAGCAGGTCAAGCGAGGCTGTTAGCTCGGTGCAAATGGTGCCTCGAGTGGGGTAGCGAGACGACAGCGGTGACACAGTTGAGAGAGagcgagagagagagagagagtcgAAGTGGACAACTGTCAGAGCGTTTGCGCCGGTCCTGTGTCACTTGGCCTCAAGCTGGAAAACTGgtggggtggtggtgtgctTGTCGGGGGGAAGGCTCAGTAGCAGATATGGGGCAATAACGTCGACGGGCCACCACGCgcaatttttttcataTTGCTGAGATGCCGGGAGTATAGCACGCTTTGTGTGCCAATATGATAAATGGATAGTTACAATAAGAGAGCCACTGGGTTTTGGTGGTGCACAAAATGGTCTATTGCATATACGAGTTTattttccaaaaaaaaaagaaaaagtgGACTCAACTTTATTTTTCGGCGAGTTTAAATGGGTCGAAAAATGGGAAGAAAATGGGAAGAAAATGGGAAGAAAAGGGAAGAAAATGGGAAGAAAATGTGATGAAAATGGGAAGAAACTGGGTTGGAAAATGGAGATATATAAAAGAAAGAGAACAAAAGACAGAGATTTGGATTTCAAATGCTTTCTCTAGAAAACCACCTGCATTTCCTCGTAACCAGTCCAGGGTCACATTATTGACTGCTACATGCTGCAGGCGGATGCACTGGAAAACCGGttgaaaataaaataaaaatataaataaataaataaataaataaataaataaataaaaataaatgaaaCCCTTCGTTACAGATGGACAAGCAAAAAATATTTATAATTGGATACATTGTGAAAAATGGTCAATTGTAGGCTTCAAGATCCTGGCCATTTTGATTCCATCAAATTTATGAAATTGGCTGAATTCGGATTAAATGCAtttatgtactgtaggagAGTGACATCGAATAGGATATCGTTGTATTTTGTACTTGATACGATACTCTTGTCGTTTTTCGTACAAATTATCCCACTCCAGATTGACATCGTTATTTGCACAAATtaatcttttttttattattttttattttaattcATGAATGTGATctttaaaaaaatatatatagaaaaatagaaaatactaaataaaaacaaaaataaCACCTAAACAATTggaacaaaaacaacatcaAATGATATTCAAATAATTGACCTTCTTCTGTATTTCCCTTGGCCTCTCTCGCTTACATAAGACCAATTACCCAAGTCTACAGTTATCCCATAACTACAGATGACACTCTATTTCTATTGTTATGACGTTTCTTCTTATTACGACGATGGTGCATAGATAATGGATGTCCTGGACGTCCATTTGAGTGCACTTGAGTGCACTTGGGTCCATATGAGTCCAAGAGTCCACATGAGTCCATTTGCGAGTCTATGAGAATTCTGGAGCCAGTGAAGGCCGTGATGTCAAGGTCAGATATGTCCAAAGTCCACCTCTGTCGAGTTTTGAACAGGTGGCCTTTGGGGTGAAACGCACCAATAACTCGACTGCATCCGACCCGATCATCAACAGAAGGCGAATCAGTCGCCTagctccttctggaacTATCTGTATAGAGGTCTGCAGCCTCTAGACCTATTGCAGCAATGGTATGCTATGTTATGATACTTAACACTGATCCAGCAGACTAGAGACACACTGTTGAAGTGGTTAATCACCGTAGGGCGAGGTCATATGTTTCCATTCGACAGACAACAGGTTTTTGGAACGGCGTTTGAAACGGTTTTTGGAACTCGCATTGGTGAGCATGCTGGGacagaaagaaaaaaagaagaaaaacaaaacaggAAAAAACAGGAAAAAAGGATAAAAAATATCACAACACGCTAACGTGAGGTTTGACACTAGTGGAGTCTAGAAGGGATTTGAAAAGGTGTTTAAAAAGATGTCGGGGCGTTTGAAAAGATGTTTAAGCGTTGAGCATTTGAACACTTGAGAGCGGTTGATACTTGAGAAAAGGGGAGTTCGATTTTATTACTTGAGAGAAGGTCCTTCACCAAGCCTGTTGACGCCGAAAATTCACCGAAAAAAGCCCCCATTTATACCCCATTTATGCCCT from Yarrowia lipolytica chromosome 1D, complete sequence encodes:
- a CDS encoding uncharacterized protein (Compare to YALI0D14520g, weakly similar to uniprot|P38889 Saccharomyces cerevisiae YHR206w SKN7 transcription factor response regulator receiver of two components sensing), encoding MEDDKTTATPPTEFVWKLYMMLEEGNDNTVFWTPDGRSFVISDTIEFSKTTLPRHFRHKNFSSFVRQLNKYDFHKVKSTNDDGEPVYGENGWEFKHPNFLQFDTSGIDSIRRKLPEKRRAEGPSGYRELEDELHDLKRKHESLQKHFTSLSEDFSNAIGKLSGLQESLKKKEETMNHVFSMLAEFEYRFERLGMSQDDTASFDHIKRRRTDPSAAAQAQAQAQAQAQAQAQAQAQAQATTNYDDHMWPSTTHTWLPLHPPQVRRDSNGKAHPDGHADNTAESTEIHQNGEVQKILIASDDSDCVKICSTLLQKAGQVVEVIPDGVDAVEFLQTSASHVGLVLMETVLPRLDGCSAVELIRSMNRQVPIIMINDGSVNPKLEFLLQSGYVNEVLARPFNKDDFFKAVSPHVSLASY